The Pseudomonadota bacterium genome segment GGCGCTCGCGAGAAGCGGTTGGCCCGCGCGGAAGTATCCTGAGCACAGCCTACTGGGCCGACGCCAGCCCCTTGCTGCACGTGTCGAAACCCGTGCCCAGTGTCATCTGTTTGCTCATTACCGTCCTCGCCTGTATTCGCGCCTACCCATCAGATGGTAGACTTGTGCAGGCGTTCCCTAGTTCCGAAATTCATCTGGACCTAACTTCGTGGAATAGCCTTACCTTCGGGCGCCTAAGCGAGGTCCAGACTCGGTCATCGCTTGTCGCGGCAACGCCTGTGCCACCGATTGCATTAGATATTTCTGTCAATAAGTTCAACCCATTAGCACACCTTCGCGGTATCTCTAGCGTGCGGTCGGTAAGGGTTACCATTATCCCTGTAATGCTTACTGATCACAGGCCGGTGCGGCAGTACATATGCAGACCTAAACACGTGAACGATTGAAAGGTATGCTGGATCGTCATTGTGCTCGTTGATGTCCTCTCGCGCACGTGAGCCAGGGCATAGCTTGCAAAAATTACAAAAACGATCGCGTTCGATCGCGTTCGCTCGTTGTGGTAAACCGCTCTAACACTTTGTTGTCTGGTGGATTTTTAGAATTGGGCTCGGATGGCATGATACATGCCTTCTCAAATTGACGCCTTAACTTTTTGCGGAGGTCATCATGGCTGAACAAAGTTACTCTATGATTAACCGACAAGACCTCGAGCAGAGGGTGAGGACGACGCTGCCGAATAATCAAGATGCCGAGCAAGGATATGCATTGGTTAATGTGCTAAAGCCGGAGGCCTTCGAGCGAGAGCACATTCCCGGATCGATCAATATCCCGGAAGGCGATGAGAGTGTCTTCGTGAACCGGTTTTCCAAAGACAAGGAGATCGTCGTGTATTGCGCCTCAACGGATTGCCACGCCTCAGACAGCGTAGCCGAAAAGCTGACGAAGCGCGGCTTCACCCGGGTATACGACTACGCAGCCGGCCTGCGGGATTGGAAACAAGGCGGGAATTCCGTGGAAACGGGTGTGCATTGAGCCGAAACGTATTTGCTTTCCTTATCGAGTGCGACGGATTGAAAGGCGCACGTGCCCGGGTCAAACGCACCTTAAGCGCCTACCGAGGAGCCGTGCAACCCCGAAATCCCAGGCCTCCGCCCCTTATTGCCTGCACCAACCGCTCGGGCTTGATGTCCAAAACTGGCGCATAGCGGGTAGCGCGTAAGGCTGGGATCTCCACTCATGGGGCAGAATCTGACGCAAAAAGTTGATTGAGACCCACTTGGTTGCCGGTAGACCTAGGTAGCCGGAGAGCCCGTGGCGGTGCGCATCGATCAAACACTTACCAGGATGCCACCGGCACGCTGGTGATGTTGGAGTTCGAGGCGATGGGGCCTGCCCCGGGTTAAGACCGAGCTCTCGGCGCAATACGTGGATCACAATCTGCTTCAGACCGATGCCGAGAACGCCGAGGATCATTTGTTCCTGTACAGCGCTTGCCAAAAGTACGGCCTCTGGTATAGCCGACCGGGCAACGGGGTGAGCCATCCCGTGCATATGGAGCGTTTTGGAGTTCCAGGCAAGACGCTTTTGGGCTCGGACAGCCACACATGCGCTGCCGGTTCACTCGGTATGCTGGCGATCGGAGCGGGTGGTCTAGAAGTCGCCGCGGCGATGGCCGGTGAGCCGTTTTATCTACCATGCCCAGGGTGATGGGCGTACAACTGGTGGTGAGTTTGCGTGAGTGGGTGAGTGCCAAGGAGGTGATTCTTGAGATGTTGCGCCGTCACGGTGTGGAGGGCGGCAGTGGGAAAATCATTGAATATTACGGTCCGGGAGTGAAAGATCTCTCCGCTATGGACCGTCACGTCATCGCCAATATGGGCGCGGAACTCGGCGCGACCACTTCGGTGTTTCCGTCTGATGAGACGGTGGAAGCGTTCTTGAAACAGCAGGGCCGTAAGGATTGCTGGAGGGGGATCGCCGCCGACGAGAACGCGAGCTATGAGGAAGGAAGATAGCATCGATCTTTCGCAACTCGAGCCGCTCATCGCCTGCCCCACCAGCCCTGGCAACGTGGTGCCGGTGAGCGAAGTGGCAGGCGGGGAGCTCTATCAGGCCTATATCGGCTCCTCAGCCAACCCCGGCTGCCGCGATTTTGCAGTGTCGGCGCTCATGGTCGATGGCAAGCAGGTGCATGCGCGCGTCTCCTTCGATATCAATCCCACCTCAGCCAGATCCTGGAGAACCTCATCGCGATGGGGCTGTTGGCGAAGCTTATTCGCGCCGGAGCGCGGCTGCACCAGGCGGGCTGCAATGGGTGTATCGGCATGGGCCAGGCCCCGGCCACGGACAAAATCAGCTTGCGCACGGTGCCCAGGAATTTCCCAGGGCGCTCGGGCACCAAGGAAGATCAAGTCTATCTTTGCAGCCCCGAGACCGCCACGGCCTCCGCACTGACCGGCGTCATCACCGATCCGCGCACGCTAGGCATGGCATACCCTTGCTTTGCCGAGCCAGAGCAGATCCGCATCAACGCCGATATGCTGGTGCCGCCCCCGCAGGACGGTGAAGCCATCGATCTGATCAAGGGACCGAACATTCAGCCGCTGCCGGAATTCGATCCTTGCCAAACAGCCTGAAGGGTCCGGTGTTGCTGAAGATGGGCGATGATGTCTCTACCGACGAGATCCTGCCCGCCGGCGCCGAAGTGTTGCCTTTTCGCAGCAACATCCCGGAGATTGCCAAGTTCACCTTCGGGGTGGTGGACGTGCATTAATTATCGGCGAGCCATGAAACACAAAGAGCAGGGCTCCTTCGTGGTGGCTGGCCGGAATTACGGGCAGGGATCGAGTCGCGAGCACGCGGCCTTGGCGCCGAGGTATCTTGGATTGAGGGCCGGGATCGCCAAGAGCTTTGCCCGCATCCACCGCCAGAACCTCATCAACTATGCAATCCTGCCGTTGACCTTCGCGGACCCCAGATGACTACGACACCATAGACCAGGGCGATGTGCTGCTCCTGTCGGATGTGCGCGAAGCCATCCAACAGTGCGGCCCGATTGAAGTTCGCAATGAAACCAAGAGCAAACGCTATCAGCTTGAGCATGCGCTGAGTGAGCGCGCCATCCAGATCATCCTCGGAGGCAGTTTGATCAACGTTTTTAAGCGGAGCGTGCGCGAGGGCCAGGCTCGATTTCGCTCTTTTCCTTGTTTGGCCTGCTCATAGCGC includes the following:
- a CDS encoding rhodanese-like domain-containing protein, which translates into the protein MAEQSYSMINRQDLEQRVRTTLPNNQDAEQGYALVNVLKPEAFEREHIPGSINIPEGDESVFVNRFSKDKEIVVYCASTDCHASDSVAEKLTKRGFTRVYDYAAGLRDWKQGGNSVETGVH